In the Nitrospirota bacterium genome, ATCCCTTTCTGCTCCGGTTCTACCGGGACCGCTGGCGCTGGGCGTTCCAGACGCAATTGTTCTTTCTGTTGTCGCGGTATCGCCAGCAAGAAGAAATGGCGCAACACGAGCTGTTTTCCAACGTCACCATCACCGACGTGTTTCTGCCCAAAGATCGCATCTTCGCTTCGCTCAATCTCTCTCCGGACGAGCTGGTCTTGTACGACCAGGTGTACGGCCTGTTGCGAGGCCGCCTGCCCAAACCGGATCTGGTCATCTACCTGCACGCGGAGACCGACGTGCTCATGCAACGCGTCCATCAGCGCGGGCGCGAGTACGAGAAGGAGCTGACGTGGGAGTACCTGGACGCGCTCAATCGCGCGTACAACGAGTTCTTCTTCGGATACACGGATACCCCGCTGCTGGTCCTCCAGACCACGGAGATCGACTTCGTCAACAACGCGGCTGATCTCGCCGAGCTGATCCGCCAGATCCGGCACATGAAGGGCGGCGTGCAGTACTATGTGCCGGCCCGATGACGGGGCGCGCGTCTCGTAGCAGCCACGGCTGGGAGCGACCGTGCTGACCCTCACCACCGCGCGCGACATGCATACGTGGTCGGACGCTGAACGCGGTCGCGGGCACGCGATCGGGTTTGTGCCCACGATGGGGGCGCTGCACCACGGTCACGCCAGCCTCATTCGCGCGGCGCGTGCCGCGAGCGATCGGGTCGTGGTCAGCGTGTTCGTTAATCCCACGCAATTCGGTCCCACCGAAGACTACGAGCGCTACCCCCGCATGTTCGAGGCGGATCGCGCGTTGTGCGAGCGCGAAGGCGCGGACGTGGTGTTCGCGCCCGCGGTCCCCGAGATCTACCCTCCCGGGAACGAGACCATCGTGGACGTGGGGTCGCTCGGCACCGTGCTCTGCGGCGCGTCGCGCCCGGGTCATTTCCGAGGCGTGGCCACGGTCGTCGCCAAATTGTTCGCTATCGTGAACCCCCATCGCGCGTTCTTCGGCCGCAAGGACTACCAGCAAACTGTGGTCATCCGGCGGCTGGTGGAGGATCTGCGGTTCGGGGTCGAGATCGTGGTCTGCCCCACGGTGCGCGATGCCGACGGCCTGGCCGCCAGCTCCCGGAACGCCTATCTGTCGCCGGAGGAACGAAAACGGGCACTGCGCGTGCCCGCGGCCTTGGCCGAAGCCGAGCGGCTGATCAAGGCCGGCGAGCGCTCCGGCGGGAAGATTCGGGACGTGCTGGAGGTCTTGCTGTCGAGCGGAGCTGCGGTCCGCGTGGACTACGCAGCGGTGGTCCATCCCGACACGCTCCGGCCGGTGGAACAACTGGCCGGCCGGGTGGTGATTGCGGTGGCGGTATGGGTAGGCGCCACGCGCCTGATCGACAATGTGGAGATCGAGGTAGCTGATGGGTGACGTGAGAGATCGCCGGACGACGAGAGCGAGGGCAGGAGCCCTCGTTTTTTGTGCCTTGCTCGCCGCGTGTTCGGGGGGGGGCGGCGGAGACAACAACGGCCCCGCCTGCGCATCGTCCACGGTCAGCGTTTTGATCGAGCCCGCTGCGCCGACGGTGATTGCCAACACCCCGCAACCGTTCATAGCCACGGTGACGGGAGCGACGAATACCGCGGTGACGTGGAGCGTGCAAGAGGCCGGGGGCGGAGACATCTCGGCAACCGGTCTGTACACCGCACCTGCCGCACCCGGCACATACCATGTGGTCGCGACGAGCCAAGAGGATCCCTGCGGGACCGCGACGGTTGCCGTGACGGTCGAGCAGGCTCAGCCAATCACTGTAGCCATTAGCCCCTCCGGTTCCGTGCCCGTCGAGGTCGAGGTAGGCGGCAGCCAGACATTTCTTGCGACGGTGACCGGGACCACAAACACTGCGGTGACGTGGTCGGTGCAGCCGGGCGGCGCAGGGGGCAAGATCAATCCACTAGGTGTTTACTCGGACCCAAGTACGCCCGGTGTCGACCTGGTCACTGCGACAAGCGTTGTTGACCCGACCAAGTTCGCTCAAGTGACGGTCAATATCGTCGCAACCTCAATCATGATTTCACCGTCTGACGTCAGGGTCGGCCTCGGCGGACAGGTACAGTTTTCGCTCACTAGACTTGTTGGTGGGGCGTGGTCCTTGAGCGGCGACTCCAAGTTTGGCACGATTAGCGTTGGGGTCGGATTATACACGGCACCGTTTCAAATGCCGACCTCCAACACCGCGATCGAGGTTAGGCATATCAGTACTACGGACAAAGCCGTGATCACGCTGGCCAGCCGATTTCTGCCTCCGGAAACGCTCCCGGTCGACGGGTGCGGCGGGTGTGAGACGGATCTACCCAACGCGATCGTGGCAGAAGATTTCAATGGTGACGGATTGGATGAT is a window encoding:
- a CDS encoding deoxynucleoside kinase; the encoded protein is MDPKYLVVEGPIGVGKTSLVTLLAEQLAGKAILEESENNPFLLRFYRDRWRWAFQTQLFFLLSRYRQQEEMAQHELFSNVTITDVFLPKDRIFASLNLSPDELVLYDQVYGLLRGRLPKPDLVIYLHAETDVLMQRVHQRGREYEKELTWEYLDALNRAYNEFFFGYTDTPLLVLQTTEIDFVNNAADLAELIRQIRHMKGGVQYYVPAR
- the panC gene encoding pantoate--beta-alanine ligase: MLTLTTARDMHTWSDAERGRGHAIGFVPTMGALHHGHASLIRAARAASDRVVVSVFVNPTQFGPTEDYERYPRMFEADRALCEREGADVVFAPAVPEIYPPGNETIVDVGSLGTVLCGASRPGHFRGVATVVAKLFAIVNPHRAFFGRKDYQQTVVIRRLVEDLRFGVEIVVCPTVRDADGLAASSRNAYLSPEERKRALRVPAALAEAERLIKAGERSGGKIRDVLEVLLSSGAAVRVDYAAVVHPDTLRPVEQLAGRVVIAVAVWVGATRLIDNVEIEVADG